From a single Hymenobacter sp. YIM 151500-1 genomic region:
- a CDS encoding TlpA family protein disulfide reductase, with protein MKNTVIVAGVIALSSWGFAAQGQNRHTVFKDAAGNATTYIAHYDAVFRGTHKSIYDKKHNTRTLVPLPAAEFAQEKARTAQRILWTQNLGRPFPPFVATTYAGQRISSAELQGKVLVLNFWFVGCSTCEMEMPELNDVYATYHGHPDVVFLSLVRSKPAVVTSFLAATPFHYPVASLTPELLTQLKPPAFPTNVVVDKSGQYSFESVGGGVGGVGLLKRAIAQALR; from the coding sequence ATGAAAAATACAGTGATAGTAGCCGGGGTAATAGCCCTGAGTTCTTGGGGGTTTGCTGCCCAAGGACAAAACCGCCACACTGTTTTCAAGGACGCTGCGGGCAATGCTACCACCTACATTGCCCACTACGACGCCGTGTTTCGGGGCACGCACAAGAGCATCTACGACAAAAAACACAACACCCGTACGCTGGTGCCGCTGCCGGCCGCCGAGTTTGCCCAGGAAAAAGCCCGGACTGCCCAGCGCATTTTGTGGACGCAGAACCTAGGCCGGCCTTTTCCTCCTTTCGTAGCCACCACTTACGCTGGCCAGCGCATCAGTTCTGCTGAATTGCAAGGCAAGGTGCTGGTGCTTAACTTCTGGTTTGTGGGCTGCTCAACCTGCGAGATGGAAATGCCGGAGCTGAATGATGTGTACGCCACCTACCACGGGCACCCCGACGTCGTATTTCTGTCGCTGGTACGCAGCAAACCCGCGGTGGTCACCTCGTTCTTGGCTGCAACCCCCTTTCACTACCCCGTCGCGTCTTTGACTCCGGAACTGCTCACGCAGCTCAAGCCCCCGGCTTTTCCTACCAATGTAGTGGTTGACAAGAGCGGCCAGTATTCATTCGAGAGTGTGGGCGGCGGAGTTGGGGGCGTAGGCTTGCTGAAACGAGCTATTGCGCAGGCACTCCGCTAA
- a CDS encoding S4 domain-containing protein, which translates to MPTRLNKFISDSGLCSRREADRYIEQGQVTVNGKRAAVGAQVTDKDRVLVNGNLIEPQAQAEAVYLAYNKPPGVVTTTAAGVRNSILGAIHFHGRLLPLGRLDKDAQGLVLLSTDGEFVNRVLRSGRLENEYIVMVDKPISEPLLAGVAAGGGQPGAAAQQIRAQKETPYIFRITLLHDSVRQIERWCEQYGYKVVQMERIRVLNVELKGLGLGEWRELKPRELQALLETAGPASSPAPRRRKPASTAAPDAEQPAPAATGKARRPAASRPEDAWLELPTEPRKPRKSSQARPSGQRRAGAPGAGPAGPRSAATRKGPASGKPRRTGTTRPAAASPKGKATGRSRGKK; encoded by the coding sequence ATGCCCACCCGACTTAATAAATTTATCAGCGACAGCGGCCTGTGCTCCCGCCGCGAAGCCGACCGCTACATCGAGCAGGGCCAGGTGACGGTGAACGGCAAGCGCGCCGCGGTGGGCGCCCAGGTAACGGATAAGGACCGAGTGCTGGTAAACGGCAACCTAATTGAGCCTCAGGCTCAGGCAGAGGCCGTGTATCTGGCTTACAACAAGCCGCCCGGCGTGGTGACGACCACCGCGGCCGGCGTGCGCAACAGCATTTTGGGTGCCATCCACTTCCATGGCCGCCTGCTGCCCCTGGGCCGGCTCGACAAGGACGCCCAGGGCCTGGTACTGCTCAGCACCGACGGCGAGTTTGTGAACCGGGTGCTGCGCTCGGGCCGCCTGGAAAACGAGTACATCGTGATGGTAGACAAGCCCATCAGCGAGCCGCTGCTGGCGGGCGTGGCGGCGGGCGGCGGCCAGCCTGGCGCGGCCGCTCAGCAGATTCGCGCTCAGAAAGAAACGCCGTACATCTTCCGCATCACCCTGCTGCACGACTCGGTCCGGCAGATTGAGCGCTGGTGCGAGCAGTACGGCTACAAGGTGGTGCAGATGGAGCGCATCCGCGTGCTGAACGTGGAGCTGAAAGGCCTGGGCCTGGGCGAGTGGCGCGAGCTAAAACCCCGGGAGCTGCAAGCCCTGCTCGAAACCGCAGGGCCAGCCAGCAGCCCGGCCCCGCGCCGCCGCAAGCCCGCCAGCACCGCCGCGCCTGATGCCGAACAGCCGGCCCCGGCGGCCACCGGCAAAGCCCGCCGCCCCGCCGCCTCCCGTCCCGAAGATGCGTGGCTGGAGCTGCCCACTGAGCCCCGCAAACCCCGCAAATCCAGCCAGGCCCGCCCCTCGGGCCAGCGCCGGGCGGGTGCTCCTGGTGCCGGCCCCGCCGGCCCGCGCAGCGCGGCAACACGTAAAGGCCCCGCCAGCGGCAAACCCCGCCGCACCGGCACCACTCGCCCCGCCGCCGCGTCGCCCAAAGGCAAAGCAACCGGACGGAGCCGAGGGAAGAAGTAG
- a CDS encoding winged helix DNA-binding domain-containing protein, whose amino-acid sequence MLTSDQLLAQRLQNQQVAASHCTQPAEVAARLGGLQAQEYTQVGWAFGVRLPGAQAADIEHAFAAGTIVRTWLLRGTLHVAAAEDVRWLLALLAPRLVRMAATVNTQRELDEAMLRRSQDIVSRALEGRRHLTRGELTAALAQAGIAATGPRLASILLRAALDQVICLGPRRGLEATFVLLDEWVPGSRPRPREEALAELARRYFISHGPATVPDFAWWAGLTLGEARAGLAAVQTALQHARLNGQEYWFPAVSAAPTAPKAYLLPGFDEYFLGYKDRTLLLDAAYIRRVASSNGIFSPLIVVDGRVVGIWKRTVKKEAVVVELQPFQPLGVTEQEAIALAAEQYGQFLAKKPQVLTAAGV is encoded by the coding sequence GTGCTTACCTCTGACCAACTACTCGCCCAGCGCCTTCAGAATCAGCAAGTAGCGGCCAGCCACTGCACCCAACCTGCCGAAGTGGCCGCGCGGCTGGGCGGGCTACAAGCGCAGGAGTACACCCAGGTGGGGTGGGCATTTGGCGTGCGGCTGCCTGGTGCCCAGGCCGCCGACATCGAGCACGCGTTTGCGGCGGGCACCATCGTGCGGACCTGGCTGCTGCGCGGCACTTTACACGTGGCGGCTGCGGAGGATGTGCGCTGGCTACTCGCGCTGCTGGCGCCGCGCCTTGTCCGGATGGCCGCGACGGTGAACACGCAGCGCGAGCTGGACGAAGCCATGCTGCGCCGAAGCCAGGATATCGTGAGTCGGGCTCTGGAAGGCAGGCGCCACCTTACCCGTGGCGAGCTAACGGCTGCCCTGGCTCAGGCCGGTATAGCGGCCACCGGGCCGCGGCTGGCGTCTATTCTGCTACGGGCGGCTCTTGACCAGGTTATCTGCTTAGGTCCGCGCCGGGGCCTCGAAGCTACCTTCGTCCTGCTGGATGAGTGGGTGCCCGGCAGCCGCCCGCGGCCACGGGAAGAGGCCCTGGCTGAACTGGCCCGGCGCTACTTTATCAGCCACGGCCCCGCCACCGTGCCAGACTTTGCCTGGTGGGCCGGCCTGACGCTGGGTGAGGCCCGAGCAGGCTTAGCAGCTGTACAAACAGCTCTCCAACATGCCCGCCTCAACGGCCAGGAGTATTGGTTTCCGGCAGTATCAGCCGCGCCCACGGCTCCGAAGGCTTATTTGCTGCCGGGCTTCGATGAGTATTTTCTAGGCTATAAGGACCGGACCCTGTTGCTCGATGCAGCTTACATTCGGCGCGTGGCTTCGAGCAATGGCATATTCAGTCCGCTTATCGTGGTGGATGGCCGGGTGGTTGGTATCTGGAAGCGGACTGTTAAAAAGGAGGCTGTGGTCGTGGAGTTGCAGCCGTTTCAGCCGCTGGGCGTAACCGAGCAGGAGGCTATTGCCTTAGCAGCGGAGCAGTACGGGCAGTTTTTGGCAAAAAAGCCGCAGGTGCTGACTGCTGCTGGCGTTTAG
- the bioB gene encoding biotin synthase BioB translates to MLRTDWTLDEVNAIYHQPVLELVTQAAAVHQEFQATGEVQVCTLLSVKTGGCPEDCAYCPQAARYHTGVQAHKLLPDAEVLAAAQRARDAGSTRFCMGAAWREVRDNRDFDRVLNMVTEVNNLGLEVCCTLGMLNEYQAERLKEAGLYAYNHNLDTSREKYDDIITTRTYDDRLNTLEHVRKAGISVCSGGIIGLGETDEDRVAMLHTLATLPQHPESVPVNALVPVEGTPLAQQPRVSVWEMLRMIATARILMPRTMVRLSAGRQEMPVTEQALCFLAGANSIFSGEKLLTTPNPDFDADKHMFDLLGLKPRKSFKDVPEGAVVLGRELV, encoded by the coding sequence ATGCTCCGTACCGACTGGACCCTCGACGAAGTAAACGCCATCTACCACCAGCCCGTGTTGGAGCTGGTGACGCAGGCAGCGGCCGTGCACCAAGAATTTCAGGCTACCGGCGAAGTGCAGGTGTGCACCCTGCTGAGCGTGAAAACCGGCGGCTGCCCCGAAGACTGCGCCTACTGCCCCCAGGCCGCCCGCTACCACACCGGCGTGCAGGCCCACAAGCTACTGCCCGACGCCGAAGTGCTGGCTGCCGCCCAACGAGCCCGCGACGCCGGCTCCACCCGGTTCTGCATGGGCGCCGCCTGGCGCGAGGTGCGCGACAACCGTGACTTCGACCGGGTGCTGAATATGGTAACCGAAGTAAACAACCTGGGCCTGGAAGTGTGCTGCACCCTGGGCATGCTGAACGAGTACCAGGCCGAGCGCCTCAAAGAAGCCGGCCTCTACGCCTACAACCATAACCTCGACACCAGCCGCGAGAAGTACGACGACATCATCACCACCCGCACCTACGACGACCGGCTGAACACCCTGGAACACGTGCGCAAGGCGGGCATTTCGGTATGCTCGGGCGGCATCATCGGGCTGGGCGAGACGGATGAGGACCGCGTGGCCATGCTGCACACCCTGGCCACCCTGCCCCAGCACCCCGAGAGCGTGCCCGTGAATGCCCTGGTGCCCGTGGAAGGCACGCCCCTGGCCCAGCAGCCCCGCGTGAGCGTATGGGAAATGCTGCGCATGATTGCCACGGCCCGCATCCTGATGCCCCGCACCATGGTGCGCCTCTCGGCTGGCCGCCAGGAAATGCCCGTCACCGAGCAGGCCCTCTGCTTCCTGGCCGGCGCCAACTCCATCTTCTCAGGCGAAAAGCTCCTGACCACCCCCAACCCCGACTTCGACGCCGACAAGCACATGTTCGACCTGCTCGGCCTCAAGCCCCGCAAGTCGTTCAAGGACGTGCCCGAGGGCGCTGTAGTACTGGGCCGGGAGCTGGTGTAG
- a CDS encoding alpha/beta hydrolase: protein MRYLRFLLVALLLGPAGCCFGARVDTLDIPSAVMGKTYRATVVLPAAYAKQKKAVFPVLYLLHGATGHFSDWLTKTPDKLLVHRLADQYNLLVVMPEGETFGWYLDSPVNKGSQFETYLTQEVIQKIDNTYRTVRRREGRVITGLSMGGHGALYLATRHPDLYCAAGSMSGAVDINTAKWRLNPEEGKRVAALFEPILGPLGPTPAATLAPFTVLPLVDKMRSNGLPLIIDCGVDDFLIEPNRELHRRLVYNGTPHEYTERPGGHTWEYWQNSLPYHVLFLHKVLQANAVTVP, encoded by the coding sequence ATGCGTTACCTGCGCTTTCTTCTCGTCGCATTGCTGCTTGGGCCGGCAGGGTGTTGCTTTGGGGCGCGGGTAGATACGCTGGACATTCCCAGTGCGGTGATGGGCAAGACCTACCGCGCCACCGTGGTGCTGCCCGCCGCCTACGCCAAGCAGAAAAAGGCGGTGTTTCCGGTGCTCTACCTGCTGCACGGAGCCACCGGGCACTTCTCGGACTGGCTGACGAAGACGCCCGACAAGCTGCTCGTGCACCGCCTGGCCGACCAGTACAACCTGTTGGTGGTGATGCCGGAGGGCGAAACCTTCGGGTGGTATCTCGACAGCCCCGTCAACAAAGGCAGCCAGTTTGAAACCTACCTGACCCAGGAAGTCATCCAGAAAATCGACAACACCTACCGCACCGTGCGCCGCCGCGAAGGCCGCGTTATTACGGGCTTGTCGATGGGCGGGCACGGGGCCCTGTACCTGGCCACCCGTCACCCCGACCTGTACTGCGCCGCCGGCAGCATGAGTGGCGCGGTTGACATCAACACGGCCAAGTGGCGGCTGAATCCGGAGGAAGGCAAGCGGGTCGCGGCGCTGTTTGAGCCGATTTTGGGTCCGCTGGGCCCCACACCCGCCGCTACGCTGGCGCCGTTCACCGTGCTGCCTCTGGTGGATAAGATGAGAAGCAACGGCCTGCCGCTCATTATTGACTGCGGAGTGGATGATTTTCTTATCGAGCCCAACCGGGAGCTGCACCGCCGCCTGGTGTACAACGGCACCCCGCACGAGTACACGGAGCGCCCCGGTGGCCACACCTGGGAATACTGGCAAAACTCCCTGCCCTACCACGTGTTGTTTTTGCATAAAGTATTACAAGCCAACGCCGTTACCGTTCCTTAA
- a CDS encoding aminotransferase class I/II-fold pyridoxal phosphate-dependent enzyme — MSTSPLYQRLARHLAQREAEGTRRRLTLPAAGLVDFSSNDYLGLSRHPAVHRALLAATQQAAGSSGSRLLTGNSAAAEALETHLAHFHRAEAALLFNSGYAANLGFFAAVPRRGDTILYDEASHASVKDGIRASFATAFSFRHNDLADLERKLSRASGAVFVAVEALYSMDGDTAPLPELAALCRARGLHLVVDEAHTNGLYGLAGEGVVAALGLENDVFARILTFGKALGSQGAAVAGPALLRDYLLNFSRPFIYTTALPPLTVAGLTAAYQLLPGLQAERQRLFALSDYLKTRLNAVPGLHVPPQSHVIHPVFFTHSPGPAAVRQVAATAQQAGFDVRPIVAPTVPAGTERLRLIVHSFNTEAEIDGLAALEAAL, encoded by the coding sequence ATGTCTACTTCTCCCCTCTACCAGCGCCTGGCCCGGCACCTCGCCCAGCGCGAAGCAGAGGGCACCCGCCGCCGCCTCACGCTACCCGCGGCCGGGCTCGTCGATTTCAGCTCCAACGACTACCTGGGCCTGAGCCGCCACCCGGCTGTGCACCGGGCGCTGCTAGCCGCCACCCAGCAAGCGGCCGGCAGCAGCGGCTCCCGCCTGCTCACCGGCAACTCAGCGGCGGCCGAAGCCCTGGAAACGCACCTGGCCCACTTTCACCGCGCCGAAGCAGCCCTGCTGTTCAACTCCGGCTACGCGGCCAACTTGGGCTTTTTCGCCGCCGTGCCCCGCCGCGGCGACACCATCCTGTACGACGAGGCCTCCCACGCTTCGGTTAAGGACGGCATCCGGGCCTCCTTTGCCACGGCCTTCAGCTTCCGGCACAACGACCTGGCCGACCTGGAACGGAAGCTCAGCCGGGCTTCGGGTGCCGTGTTTGTGGCCGTGGAGGCGCTGTACTCCATGGACGGCGACACGGCCCCGCTGCCGGAGCTGGCCGCCCTGTGCCGGGCGCGGGGGCTGCATTTGGTGGTGGACGAGGCCCACACCAACGGCCTCTACGGCCTGGCCGGGGAAGGCGTGGTGGCGGCGCTGGGCCTTGAAAACGACGTGTTTGCCCGCATTCTCACCTTTGGCAAAGCCCTGGGCAGCCAGGGCGCCGCCGTGGCCGGCCCGGCTCTGCTGCGTGACTACCTGCTCAACTTCAGCCGCCCTTTCATCTACACCACCGCCCTACCCCCGCTCACGGTGGCCGGCCTCACGGCGGCGTATCAGTTGCTACCGGGCCTGCAAGCCGAGCGGCAGCGGCTGTTTGCCCTGTCCGACTATCTGAAAACCCGCCTCAATGCCGTACCTGGCCTGCACGTACCGCCGCAGAGCCACGTGATTCACCCGGTTTTCTTCACTCACTCGCCCGGCCCCGCCGCCGTGCGCCAGGTGGCCGCCACCGCCCAGCAAGCCGGTTTCGACGTGCGGCCCATCGTGGCGCCCACCGTGCCCGCCGGCACCGAGCGGCTGCGGCTCATCGTGCACAGCTTCAACACGGAAGCGGAAATTGACGGGCTGGCGGCGCTAGAGGCGGCGCTGTAA
- the bioD gene encoding dethiobiotin synthase: MEKLFITGIGTDVGKTFVSAILTEALQADYWKPVQAGLEPSTDAGTVRSLVQNPVSRFWPERHRLHLPASPHAAAAAEGLTLQPVDFELPATENHLLVEGAGGLLVPLAPGFLIADLIQQLGLDVVVVSRNYLGSINHTLLTLEALHSRGIRVRGLVFNGEPTPATESFIQQHTGVPLLPRVRLETDVSPAVVSRYAAEFRQWFKEM, encoded by the coding sequence TTGGAAAAGCTCTTTATCACCGGCATCGGTACCGACGTGGGGAAAACCTTCGTCTCAGCCATTCTTACCGAAGCCCTGCAAGCCGATTACTGGAAGCCCGTGCAGGCCGGCCTGGAGCCCAGCACTGATGCCGGCACCGTGCGCAGCCTGGTCCAGAACCCTGTGAGCCGCTTCTGGCCCGAGCGGCACCGGCTGCACCTGCCTGCTTCGCCCCACGCCGCGGCTGCTGCTGAGGGCCTGACGTTGCAGCCGGTCGATTTTGAATTGCCCGCCACCGAAAATCACCTGCTGGTAGAAGGCGCGGGCGGCCTGCTGGTGCCCCTGGCGCCGGGTTTCCTGATTGCCGACCTGATTCAGCAGCTCGGGCTGGACGTGGTGGTGGTGTCGCGCAACTACCTGGGCTCCATTAACCACACCCTGCTCACGCTGGAAGCCCTGCATAGTCGCGGCATCCGGGTGCGGGGCCTCGTGTTCAATGGGGAGCCGACACCGGCCACAGAAAGCTTTATTCAACAACACACCGGCGTGCCACTACTGCCCCGCGTGCGGCTGGAAACCGACGTGTCGCCGGCCGTAGTGAGCCGCTACGCTGCGGAGTTCCGACAGTGGTTCAAGGAAATGTAG
- the bioA gene encoding adenosylmethionine--8-amino-7-oxononanoate transaminase, whose product MPTLSERDHAVLWHPYTQMQTAPLPIPIVKGEGSWLVAEDGTRYLDGISSWWTNLHGHAHLHIARRVSEQLHTLEHVLFAGFTHPPAVELAEQLLALLPRNQARVFYSDNGSTAVEVALKMALQYFHNHGQPERRTFLCFRDSYHGDTFGAMAVSSRGVFTAPFWPLLFAVEFIDVPVLGREAEVLAQLDALLTRPDVAGFIFEPLVLGTAGMVLYEPEILSEMLRRCHHRGVLCIADEVMTGFGRTGPLFASEELTEQPDIMCFSKGLTGGTLAMGLTTCAAPIYEAFLSQDKMKALFHGHSYTANPVACAAALASLELTRADECTEQRQRIAAAHAAFHREIAGQPGIRAVRHRGTILAVEYDPGEGTSYFSRLRDAFYQLALDKQVVLRPLGNVVYLLPPYCTTNQELELLYAVLRRMRELVLDFTPAPTLPEFLHD is encoded by the coding sequence ATGCCTACTCTTTCCGAACGGGACCACGCCGTGCTGTGGCACCCTTATACCCAGATGCAAACGGCCCCGCTGCCCATTCCCATAGTAAAGGGTGAAGGCAGCTGGCTGGTGGCCGAGGACGGTACCCGCTACCTCGACGGCATATCGTCGTGGTGGACCAACCTGCACGGGCACGCCCACCTGCACATTGCCCGGCGCGTGAGCGAGCAGCTGCACACGCTGGAACACGTGCTGTTTGCCGGCTTCACTCATCCGCCCGCCGTGGAGCTGGCCGAGCAGCTGCTGGCCCTGCTGCCGCGCAACCAGGCCCGCGTGTTCTACTCCGACAATGGCTCAACGGCCGTGGAAGTGGCCCTGAAAATGGCGTTGCAATACTTCCACAACCACGGCCAGCCCGAACGGCGCACCTTTCTGTGTTTTCGTGACTCCTACCACGGCGACACCTTCGGGGCCATGGCCGTGAGCAGCCGCGGGGTTTTCACGGCGCCGTTTTGGCCTTTACTGTTTGCGGTGGAGTTTATCGACGTGCCGGTGCTGGGCCGGGAGGCCGAGGTGCTGGCCCAGCTCGACGCCCTGCTCACGCGCCCCGATGTGGCGGGCTTTATCTTCGAGCCCCTGGTGCTGGGCACGGCGGGCATGGTACTGTACGAGCCAGAAATTTTAAGTGAAATGCTGCGCCGCTGCCACCACCGCGGCGTACTCTGCATTGCCGACGAGGTGATGACCGGCTTCGGCCGCACGGGTCCGCTGTTTGCCTCGGAGGAGCTAACGGAGCAGCCCGACATCATGTGCTTTTCCAAGGGCCTGACCGGTGGCACCCTGGCCATGGGCCTGACCACTTGCGCGGCTCCCATCTACGAGGCCTTTCTGAGTCAGGACAAGATGAAGGCCCTGTTCCACGGCCACTCTTACACCGCTAATCCCGTGGCCTGCGCCGCCGCTCTGGCGAGCCTGGAACTGACGCGGGCTGACGAATGCACCGAGCAGCGCCAGCGCATAGCGGCGGCCCACGCGGCGTTTCACCGGGAAATAGCAGGCCAGCCGGGCATCCGGGCTGTGCGGCACCGGGGCACCATCCTGGCCGTGGAGTACGACCCTGGCGAGGGCACCAGCTACTTCAGCCGCCTGCGTGACGCCTTCTACCAGCTGGCCCTGGACAAGCAGGTGGTGCTGCGGCCCCTGGGCAACGTGGTGTACCTGCTGCCGCCCTACTGCACTACCAATCAGGAGCTGGAGCTGCTCTACGCCGTGCTGCGCCGCATGCGGGAGCTGGTGCTCGACTTCACCCCCGCCCCCACCCTGCCCGAGTTTCTGCATGACTAG
- a CDS encoding beta-ketoacyl synthase N-terminal-like domain-containing protein — translation MTSADEVILIRGRGRVSALGWRPVPDAPAVSPFTAHSSGLVVAALPAAAETAVAELRRSQPAYRQLDRTVLLALLAARQAAAEAGWPATVAEAAAAVSPLTSHFSPLPLAVSIGSSRGATGRLEAFHTEFLADGTVSAAASPLTTLGNVASWVAFDAGAAGGAALSHSSTCSSAFQALGNAVAWLRAGMATRFLAGGTEAPLTDFTLAQMRALGIYSPFPAAEWPCRPGAGRPSTFVLGEGAAVFALEKVGREQLDQELVAGLRFVLEAVGFGFETIASKTGLSSDGQHFQQAIRQALTQAGRTPHDVDAVVLHSPGTPAGDAAERAALRAVFGAELPPLLSNKWLLGHTLGASGALSLDFALHVLETQQWPAAPFTTDLAPGSSRPIQRVLVNAAGFGGNAASVLVSRLL, via the coding sequence ATGACTAGTGCCGACGAGGTGATTCTGATTCGGGGTCGGGGCCGGGTGTCGGCGCTGGGGTGGCGGCCGGTACCGGACGCTCCGGCCGTTTCGCCCTTCACGGCCCATTCTAGCGGCTTGGTGGTGGCCGCTTTGCCCGCCGCAGCCGAAACGGCTGTGGCCGAGCTGCGCCGGTCTCAGCCAGCTTACCGCCAGCTCGACCGGACTGTGCTGCTGGCCCTGCTGGCTGCCCGCCAAGCCGCGGCCGAAGCGGGGTGGCCGGCAACGGTGGCAGAAGCTGCTGCTGCCGTCTCACCTCTCACCTCTCACTTCTCACCTCTCCCACTGGCCGTCAGCATCGGTAGCAGCCGCGGCGCCACCGGCCGGCTCGAAGCGTTTCACACCGAGTTCCTGGCCGATGGCACGGTGTCGGCCGCCGCTTCGCCCCTTACCACCCTGGGCAACGTGGCCAGCTGGGTGGCCTTCGATGCCGGGGCGGCGGGCGGGGCCGCCCTCAGCCATTCCAGCACGTGCAGCAGCGCCTTTCAGGCTTTGGGCAATGCCGTAGCCTGGCTGCGGGCCGGTATGGCCACGCGCTTTCTGGCCGGCGGCACCGAGGCTCCGCTTACCGATTTCACCCTGGCCCAGATGCGCGCTTTGGGCATCTACTCGCCCTTTCCGGCTGCCGAGTGGCCGTGCCGGCCGGGCGCGGGCCGGCCGTCTACGTTCGTGCTGGGTGAGGGCGCGGCCGTGTTTGCGCTGGAGAAAGTTGGGCGGGAGCAGTTGGACCAGGAGCTGGTGGCCGGTCTGCGGTTTGTGTTGGAAGCCGTAGGCTTTGGGTTTGAAACCATAGCCAGCAAAACCGGTCTTTCCTCCGACGGCCAACACTTTCAGCAGGCCATCCGGCAAGCCCTGACCCAAGCCGGCCGCACGCCCCACGACGTAGACGCCGTGGTGCTGCACAGCCCCGGCACACCCGCCGGCGACGCCGCCGAGCGGGCGGCATTGCGGGCCGTGTTTGGCGCCGAGTTGCCGCCGCTGCTGTCGAATAAGTGGCTGCTGGGGCACACGCTGGGCGCTTCCGGCGCCCTGAGCCTGGACTTCGCTTTGCACGTGCTCGAAACCCAGCAGTGGCCCGCCGCGCCCTTCACTACGGACCTGGCGCCGGGCTCATCCCGCCCGATTCAGCGGGTGCTGGTGAATGCAGCGGGGTTTGGGGGCAACGCGGCCAGCGTGCTGGTAAGCCGGCTGCTGTAG
- a CDS encoding M28 family metallopeptidase yields the protein MRRATFSLLLSLGLAASALAQTQPASTPDPLIRQMVEEISEKNLRDDIDKLVSFGTRHTLSDTKSKKRGIGAARNWVQQELEKYSKASGGRLKVVQDTFTIKPDGRRIDRPVLMANVMATLPGTDPTDKRVFIVSGHIDSRVSDVMNATADAPGANDDGSGTVAVMELARVMSKQQFPATIIFVAVQGEEQGLYGSTHLAKRAKKEGWNLVAMLNNDIMGNSTGHDPEIKAPTKLRVFSEGVPAAETPDEARLRRTLSSENDSPSRNLARYARTATQLYVPGHEVVLEYRPDRFLRGGDHTPFNQQGFTAVRFTEMNEDFRHQHQDLRQENGTEYGDLAKFMDFAYLRRNTGVNLAILANLALAPPAPENVGVLTAELTNRTQLQWQAPAAGEKPAGYYVLMRETSAPEWQQKFFVTDTKAELPFNKDNYIFGVVSVDAQGHESLPVLPKPVR from the coding sequence ATGCGTCGCGCTACCTTCTCTCTGCTGCTTTCCCTTGGCCTTGCAGCTTCGGCACTGGCCCAAACCCAGCCGGCTTCTACTCCTGACCCGCTTATCCGACAGATGGTGGAGGAAATTTCGGAAAAGAACCTGCGCGACGACATCGACAAGCTGGTGAGCTTCGGCACGCGCCACACCCTGAGCGACACCAAAAGCAAGAAGCGCGGCATCGGGGCGGCCCGCAACTGGGTGCAGCAGGAGCTGGAGAAGTACAGCAAAGCCAGCGGGGGGCGCCTGAAAGTAGTGCAGGACACGTTCACCATTAAGCCCGACGGCCGCCGCATCGACCGGCCCGTGCTCATGGCCAACGTCATGGCCACCCTGCCCGGCACCGACCCCACCGACAAGCGCGTGTTTATCGTGAGCGGGCACATCGACTCGCGGGTGTCGGACGTGATGAACGCCACGGCCGACGCCCCCGGCGCCAACGACGACGGCTCAGGCACGGTGGCCGTGATGGAGCTGGCCCGCGTGATGAGCAAGCAGCAGTTTCCGGCCACCATCATTTTCGTGGCGGTGCAGGGCGAGGAGCAGGGGCTCTACGGCTCCACCCACCTGGCCAAGCGGGCCAAGAAAGAAGGCTGGAACCTCGTGGCCATGCTCAACAACGACATCATGGGCAACTCCACCGGCCACGACCCCGAAATCAAGGCGCCCACCAAGCTACGCGTGTTCAGCGAGGGCGTGCCCGCCGCCGAAACGCCCGACGAGGCCAGGCTGCGCCGCACCCTGAGCAGCGAAAACGACTCGCCCAGCCGCAACCTGGCCCGCTACGCCCGCACCGCCACCCAGCTCTACGTGCCCGGCCACGAGGTAGTGCTGGAGTACCGCCCCGACCGGTTCCTGCGCGGCGGCGACCATACGCCCTTCAACCAGCAAGGCTTCACGGCGGTGCGCTTTACGGAGATGAACGAGGACTTCCGCCACCAGCACCAGGACCTGCGCCAGGAAAACGGCACCGAGTACGGCGACCTGGCCAAGTTCATGGACTTCGCCTACCTGCGCCGCAACACGGGCGTCAATCTGGCCATCTTGGCTAACCTGGCCCTGGCCCCTCCTGCTCCCGAAAACGTGGGCGTGCTCACCGCCGAACTTACCAACCGCACCCAGCTGCAATGGCAGGCCCCCGCAGCCGGCGAAAAACCAGCCGGCTACTACGTGCTTATGCGCGAAACCAGCGCCCCGGAGTGGCAGCAGAAGTTCTTCGTGACGGACACCAAAGCCGAGTTGCCCTTCAACAAGGACAACTACATCTTCGGCGTGGTGTCCGTTGACGCCCAGGGCCACGAGAGCCTGCCGGTGCTGCCCAAGCCGGTGCGGTAG